The Clostridiaceae bacterium HFYG-1003 genome includes a window with the following:
- a CDS encoding AAA family ATPase, whose translation MPISLTNIRVNNFRSLENIDLTINKTNIIIGQNNCGKSNLLKAINIAFGNVRDISESDIFISSEERISSTKTATIDILLKPVDLEGTFQKTFSDFWISVFTDSWITPDETNGDYVGIRTVLQYDIRKDDYIIVKKPIQEWNDSIETSVVGAKKSFGNDMVDSLTSFYMDAHRDAVEDIKNRKSFFGKATSQSDLSDQLTSELEGQLNYINSEIVRNIPALQQTNRRMSSIGKTMGSSTGTVEIEPLARKISDLHKGMDIVYKDGVAAQFSISQHGMGTRSWISFLTLGAYVDWHNEKLKQDDEDAENYTMLTMEEPEAHLHPQAQRQLYFQISEFDGQKIISTHSPSVLAQADLRDIIYINKQQGKTSVKRFNVGQFTPEELNRIEREVINTRGELLFSNAIVLCEGITEEQALPIYFKEYFGVEAICSGINIIGIGGQNYKTFLNLIKDLDIPWFIFSDGETETKKTVKKAVGVENIEELNSMSNIVILDNENDYEKYLISDGYRDIIISAINECENDEEYFANYILTKNHTSMGRERTNDPTCGTCQQHIYKDVLRDFDGEGGLERALYDCCTGKKAKAKYATYVAEKIVSQQDVTKRIPSKINTLLKEIGRLLDLTEKEDYRTHEVIE comes from the coding sequence ATGCCAATATCCTTAACAAATATTAGAGTGAATAACTTCAGATCATTGGAAAACATTGATTTAACAATCAATAAAACCAATATTATCATAGGACAGAATAATTGTGGAAAATCCAACCTGCTCAAAGCAATAAATATTGCTTTTGGTAACGTTCGAGATATTTCTGAATCTGATATTTTTATTTCATCAGAGGAAAGAATTTCAAGCACTAAAACAGCAACAATAGATATTTTATTGAAGCCAGTAGACTTAGAAGGTACTTTTCAAAAAACATTTTCTGATTTCTGGATAAGTGTATTTACAGATTCTTGGATTACACCTGACGAAACCAACGGAGATTACGTCGGAATTAGAACTGTCCTTCAATACGATATAAGAAAAGATGACTATATTATTGTCAAAAAGCCTATTCAGGAATGGAATGATTCTATTGAAACATCAGTTGTTGGTGCAAAGAAAAGCTTTGGAAATGATATGGTTGATTCATTGACATCTTTTTATATGGATGCTCATCGTGATGCTGTTGAAGATATCAAAAACAGAAAATCATTTTTTGGTAAAGCTACGTCTCAAAGTGATTTATCAGATCAGCTAACTTCGGAATTAGAAGGACAGCTAAACTATATAAATTCAGAAATTGTTCGAAATATACCTGCGCTGCAACAAACAAATAGAAGAATGTCTTCTATAGGTAAAACAATGGGTTCATCAACAGGTACTGTGGAAATTGAACCCCTCGCTAGAAAAATTTCTGATTTGCACAAAGGAATGGACATTGTATATAAAGACGGCGTAGCTGCTCAGTTTTCCATATCACAACACGGAATGGGAACACGAAGTTGGATATCTTTTTTAACACTAGGTGCTTATGTAGATTGGCACAACGAAAAACTTAAGCAAGATGATGAAGATGCTGAAAATTATACAATGTTGACAATGGAAGAACCCGAGGCGCATTTACACCCTCAAGCTCAACGTCAACTGTACTTTCAAATAAGTGAATTTGATGGGCAGAAAATTATTAGCACTCACTCTCCTAGCGTTCTTGCTCAGGCAGACCTAAGGGATATTATTTATATTAATAAGCAGCAAGGTAAAACTAGTGTGAAGCGTTTTAATGTAGGTCAATTTACTCCGGAAGAATTGAATCGAATAGAGCGAGAAGTTATCAATACAAGAGGTGAATTGCTGTTCTCTAATGCTATTGTTCTATGTGAAGGTATAACCGAAGAACAAGCCTTACCTATATACTTCAAAGAATACTTCGGAGTTGAAGCAATTTGTAGCGGTATAAATATAATCGGAATTGGCGGTCAGAATTACAAAACATTTCTAAATTTAATTAAAGACCTTGATATCCCTTGGTTTATTTTCAGCGATGGTGAAACTGAAACCAAAAAGACTGTTAAAAAAGCCGTCGGCGTTGAAAATATTGAAGAATTGAACAGCATGTCAAACATTGTTATTTTAGACAACGAAAATGATTATGAAAAATATTTAATATCTGACGGTTATAGGGACATTATTATTTCTGCAATAAATGAGTGCGAAAATGATGAAGAATATTTTGCTAACTATATTCTTACTAAAAATCATACATCTATGGGTAGAGAACGTACTAATGATCCTACGTGTGGTACTTGTCAGCAACATATATATAAGGACGTTTTAAGGGATTTCGATGGTGAAGGTGGATTGGAACGTGCATTATATGATTGTTGTACCGGAAAAAAAGCGAAAGCGAAATATGCTACATATGTGGCTGAAAAAATAGTGTCACAGCAAGACGTTACCAAACGAATTCCATCGAAAATTAATACTCTTTTAAAAGAAATTGGGCGTCTTTTAGATTTAACAGAAAAGGAGGATTACAGAACTCATGAAGTTATCGAATAA
- a CDS encoding helicase-related protein produces the protein MGNVIASTEQMIEKINDVLKSKRNAVVNIVNDKLTLSVFALLEQNLKNVKEINFVIRDTKFVPEKSEISHEFEMAPTDILYNSYDIVEKNKLKHFAKAKAMHDFIKANVNVKRANPKTKIGGNIIIIDDDFMIQGSSSLEVSPKKSKNSYRNINFDTMLNGTMDKDQILSALNIFNQIWFNDQVSSDYKEELLQSLSFVYKEHSPEFLYYYTLNELFGYQIDSGIERFERDSERFKKTEIWQSLYDFQKDCVVSAIQKLQKYRGCIIADSVGLGKTFEALAVIKYFEIKMDNVLVLTPAKLYDNWNSFRGTYKDSFLNEIFNYRIMFHTDLSRYKGMSQSGQDLKRFDWGNYDLVVIDESHNFRNRNDRYDDNDQLIMTRYARLMQDVIKRGKNNTKVLLLSATPVNNSLVDLKNQISIITGDRDFAFQDEGISSVENLLRKSSAVINQWETTPNHNKNDLLDSLPSDFYKLLELMTISRSRKHITSYYGNSSVGKFPSKNKPETRRPEIDTHEELLKFADTNELLESLELSVYTPTKYIKSEYQKIYAEKYSLKGKRGGKMDFQTQSKGMIVMHRFNLFKRLESSVYSFAETIRRLMEKIDRTMEILNRGGFVDEETGTADEEYEYLEGKYEIEVAHLRVADYLYDLEGDKIILEKIYNDAKSILDENRDLKIRTLQDEIVKKVTQMPYNSGNKKIIVFTAFSDTAEYIYQQIADELKKIHLHTACVTGKGVKTNNKHVDNDFNSLLCAFSPKSKMKKEILADKQIDILIGTDCISEGQNLQDCDTVINFDIQWNPVSLIQRFGRIDRIGSTNERIQMINFFPNLELNEYLGLEQRVKGKMTTLNIVSTGDEDFLSPEMNDFNFRKRQLERLKDEVIDIEDANENISLTDLNMNEYLYELSDYVNNTPAIKGVPNGLYSVTDGEKQGVLFCFKHSNDDQKPKSDSSLYPYYLLYLDNNGEVLYGNGKAREVVKLFRKLCYGKNLPVQPLFDQFFQKTNNTKDMKIYSELLNKAVHSIKGEEEEKAFQATFDFGGFNNAFAEETTDDFELISFLVVE, from the coding sequence ATGGGAAACGTAATCGCTTCAACAGAGCAAATGATTGAAAAAATCAACGATGTTCTAAAATCAAAAAGGAATGCCGTTGTTAATATTGTAAATGACAAGCTGACACTGTCAGTTTTTGCATTACTCGAACAAAATCTTAAAAATGTAAAGGAGATAAACTTTGTAATCAGAGATACAAAGTTTGTCCCTGAGAAATCTGAAATATCGCATGAGTTTGAAATGGCTCCAACGGATATCTTATACAATTCCTATGATATTGTCGAAAAAAACAAATTGAAGCACTTTGCAAAAGCAAAGGCTATGCACGATTTTATCAAGGCGAATGTAAATGTTAAAAGGGCAAACCCTAAAACCAAAATAGGTGGAAATATCATCATTATTGATGATGATTTTATGATACAAGGATCATCCTCCTTGGAGGTATCTCCAAAGAAAAGCAAAAACTCTTACAGGAATATCAATTTTGACACGATGCTCAATGGCACGATGGACAAAGATCAAATACTTTCGGCATTAAACATATTCAATCAAATCTGGTTTAACGATCAGGTTTCTTCGGATTACAAAGAAGAATTGTTGCAGAGTTTGTCCTTTGTTTATAAAGAACATTCCCCTGAATTTCTGTACTATTATACCCTCAACGAACTGTTTGGATATCAAATAGATAGCGGTATAGAAAGATTCGAAAGAGACAGCGAAAGATTCAAAAAGACTGAAATATGGCAATCGCTTTATGATTTTCAGAAGGACTGTGTTGTATCTGCCATTCAAAAGCTGCAAAAATATAGAGGCTGCATCATAGCCGATTCAGTTGGTTTAGGTAAAACTTTTGAAGCCCTCGCTGTTATAAAATACTTTGAAATAAAGATGGATAATGTTTTGGTTCTCACCCCTGCGAAGCTCTATGACAACTGGAACTCATTCCGTGGTACATACAAGGACAGTTTTTTGAATGAGATTTTTAATTACAGGATTATGTTTCACACAGATTTGTCCAGATACAAAGGCATGTCTCAATCTGGACAAGACCTAAAGCGATTCGACTGGGGCAATTATGACCTTGTCGTCATTGATGAATCACACAATTTCAGAAACAGAAATGACCGTTACGATGACAACGACCAATTGATTATGACAAGGTATGCCAGACTTATGCAGGATGTAATCAAAAGAGGCAAAAACAATACCAAGGTGCTTCTCCTTTCTGCCACTCCTGTTAACAATAGCTTGGTAGACCTTAAAAACCAGATTAGCATCATAACCGGCGATAGAGATTTCGCTTTTCAGGATGAAGGCATCTCCAGCGTGGAGAACCTTCTCAGGAAGTCCTCTGCTGTTATCAATCAATGGGAAACTACTCCCAACCATAATAAAAATGATTTGTTAGACAGCCTTCCTTCGGACTTTTATAAGCTCCTTGAGCTTATGACTATTTCCAGAAGCAGAAAGCATATTACCAGCTATTACGGCAACAGCAGCGTTGGCAAATTTCCCAGTAAAAACAAGCCGGAAACCAGACGCCCTGAAATTGATACTCATGAAGAACTCCTAAAGTTTGCTGATACAAATGAATTGCTAGAATCCCTTGAATTGTCGGTGTACACGCCTACAAAATATATTAAAAGCGAATACCAGAAAATATATGCTGAGAAATATAGCTTGAAGGGAAAACGTGGCGGAAAAATGGACTTCCAAACCCAGTCTAAGGGTATGATTGTCATGCACCGTTTCAATCTCTTTAAACGCTTGGAAAGCTCGGTCTATTCCTTTGCGGAAACCATCAGAAGATTGATGGAAAAGATTGATAGAACCATGGAAATACTTAATCGAGGCGGATTTGTTGACGAGGAAACAGGCACAGCCGATGAAGAATATGAATACCTGGAAGGCAAATATGAAATTGAAGTTGCCCACCTTCGTGTTGCGGATTATCTGTACGATTTAGAGGGCGATAAAATTATCCTTGAAAAAATATACAATGATGCAAAGAGCATTTTAGATGAAAATAGAGATTTGAAAATCCGCACCCTACAAGACGAAATTGTTAAAAAAGTAACGCAGATGCCTTACAACAGCGGCAACAAGAAGATTATCGTATTCACTGCTTTCTCAGATACAGCAGAATACATATATCAGCAAATTGCAGACGAGCTTAAGAAAATCCACTTACACACTGCCTGTGTGACAGGCAAAGGCGTAAAGACAAACAACAAACATGTGGATAATGATTTTAATTCCCTGCTCTGCGCCTTCTCTCCAAAATCAAAAATGAAAAAGGAGATTCTGGCGGATAAGCAAATTGATATCCTTATTGGTACAGATTGTATTTCGGAGGGTCAAAACTTGCAGGATTGCGATACGGTTATCAATTTTGACATCCAGTGGAATCCCGTATCCTTAATACAAAGATTCGGTCGAATTGACCGTATCGGCAGCACCAACGAACGTATTCAAATGATTAACTTCTTCCCTAACCTTGAGCTGAATGAATACTTAGGTTTGGAGCAGCGAGTAAAAGGAAAGATGACAACCTTGAATATTGTTTCCACCGGCGATGAGGATTTCTTGTCCCCTGAAATGAACGACTTCAACTTTAGAAAGAGGCAACTCGAACGCTTGAAGGATGAAGTCATTGACATTGAAGATGCCAATGAGAATATCTCTCTTACCGACCTGAATATGAACGAATACCTGTATGAATTGTCCGATTACGTGAACAACACTCCGGCAATAAAAGGTGTGCCTAATGGGCTATATTCTGTAACAGACGGTGAAAAGCAAGGTGTTTTATTCTGCTTTAAGCATAGCAATGATGATCAAAAACCTAAGTCTGACAGCTCTCTGTACCCCTACTATTTGCTTTACCTTGATAATAACGGGGAAGTGCTCTATGGGAATGGCAAGGCTCGTGAAGTGGTTAAGCTCTTTAGAAAGCTCTGCTATGGAAAAAACTTACCTGTTCAGCCCTTGTTTGACCAGTTCTTTCAGAAAACAAACAATACAAAGGATATGAAGATTTATTCCGAGCTTCTCAACAAGGCGGTACATTCCATCAAGGGTGAAGAAGAAGAAAAAGCCTTCCAAGCCACCTTTGACTTTGGCGGATTCAACAATGCTTTTGCTGAAGAAACGACAGATGACTTTGAGCTGATTTCATTTTTGGTGGTGGAATGA
- a CDS encoding helix-turn-helix transcriptional regulator, producing the protein MNISYKKLWIELIKRDIKKSDLRKLTGLSAGTITKLNKNEPVSVAVLLSICEVLQCDIGDICSAVSDGNVTENN; encoded by the coding sequence ATGAATATCAGTTATAAGAAATTATGGATTGAGCTTATCAAGCGAGATATCAAGAAAAGTGATTTGAGAAAGCTAACCGGATTATCGGCAGGAACAATCACAAAGCTGAATAAAAACGAACCTGTTTCTGTTGCCGTATTGCTATCAATTTGTGAAGTTTTACAATGTGACATCGGTGATATTTGTTCAGCGGTTTCAGATGGCAATGTTACAGAAAATAATTGA
- a CDS encoding relaxase/mobilization nuclease domain-containing protein yields the protein MHQNKGKSIADCLADRTDYAKNPDKTNEGEYISSYECDPKTIQGEFLLSKRQYSDITGRQQESDVIAYQIRQSFKPDEVSPELANKIGYELGMSFTKGNHAFIVATHIDKAHIHNHIIFNSTSLDCTKKFRDFLGSGKAVRKISDRLCLENSLSIIENPKRGKNHYGKWLGDKKPLSHSEKLRRIIDEILTKKPTNFTVFLEEMKLAGYEIKQGNHLSFKGENQKKFIRLRSLGNDYSEEEIKAIISGEKAQATKKDLHQKPQPRVNLLVDIQAKLQTGKGAGYEQWAKIFNLKQMAQTINFLTENKLLAYEDLEKKSQTATNNFNQLSTEIKAAEKRMAEIAVLKAHIINYAKTRDVYTDYRKAGYSKKFYEEHTADLLLHKASKAAFDELELKKLPTVKSLQAEYAELLSKKKQAYGTYHAAKKEMQEVLTAKANIDRLLQSEAPAKENEKTQNQR from the coding sequence ATGCACCAAAACAAAGGCAAATCCATTGCGGATTGCCTTGCAGATCGTACCGATTATGCGAAAAATCCAGACAAGACAAACGAGGGCGAATACATCAGCTCTTATGAGTGCGACCCCAAAACCATACAGGGAGAATTTCTCCTTTCAAAAAGGCAGTATTCTGATATTACAGGCAGGCAGCAAGAGAGCGATGTGATAGCCTATCAGATACGCCAGTCCTTTAAGCCGGATGAGGTTTCACCTGAGCTTGCCAACAAAATCGGCTATGAATTAGGTATGAGCTTTACAAAAGGAAACCATGCCTTTATCGTTGCAACTCACATTGACAAAGCCCATATTCACAATCATATTATCTTTAATTCAACTTCCTTGGACTGCACAAAAAAGTTCAGGGATTTTTTAGGCTCCGGGAAAGCAGTCCGCAAAATTTCTGATCGCCTATGCTTAGAAAACAGTCTGTCTATCATCGAAAATCCAAAGCGTGGAAAGAATCATTATGGCAAGTGGTTAGGCGATAAAAAGCCGCTCTCCCACTCTGAAAAGCTACGCCGGATTATTGACGAAATCCTTACAAAAAAGCCTACGAATTTCACAGTCTTCTTGGAAGAAATGAAACTGGCAGGCTATGAAATAAAACAAGGAAACCACCTGTCCTTCAAGGGTGAAAATCAGAAGAAATTCATTCGCCTGCGTTCTCTCGGTAATGATTATTCAGAAGAAGAAATCAAGGCAATTATCAGTGGCGAGAAAGCTCAGGCTACAAAGAAAGACCTCCACCAAAAGCCTCAGCCCCGTGTCAATTTACTTGTGGATATACAGGCGAAATTACAGACCGGCAAAGGTGCAGGCTATGAACAGTGGGCTAAAATTTTTAACCTCAAGCAGATGGCACAGACTATAAACTTCTTAACGGAAAACAAGCTTCTTGCCTATGAGGATTTAGAGAAAAAATCACAGACCGCCACCAACAATTTCAATCAACTTTCTACGGAAATCAAGGCTGCGGAAAAGCGTATGGCAGAGATTGCGGTACTGAAAGCTCACATCATCAATTACGCAAAAACCCGTGATGTTTATACTGATTACCGCAAAGCAGGCTACTCCAAAAAATTCTATGAAGAACATACTGCCGACCTTCTATTACACAAGGCGTCTAAGGCGGCCTTCGATGAGCTTGAACTGAAAAAACTGCCAACGGTTAAGTCTCTGCAAGCCGAGTATGCCGAGCTGCTTTCCAAAAAGAAACAAGCCTATGGGACATACCACGCTGCAAAGAAAGAAATGCAGGAAGTATTGACCGCAAAGGCAAATATAGACCGGCTTTTACAGAGTGAAGCACCTGCAAAAGAGAACGAAAAGACACAGAATCAACGATAG
- a CDS encoding CD1845 family protein gives MRILLKILLFPVTLMISVVLLVCQFVCIFSSMLLSILAFFFFALGLATMLILGETKQGISALFIAFLISPYGIPMLAAWLIGTVGGINERLKSI, from the coding sequence ATGCGAATACTGCTTAAAATATTGTTGTTCCCTGTAACCCTTATGATATCTGTCGTTTTACTTGTGTGCCAGTTTGTCTGTATATTTAGCTCGATGCTGCTTTCAATTTTAGCATTTTTCTTCTTCGCACTTGGACTGGCAACAATGCTGATTCTGGGCGAAACAAAACAAGGCATAAGCGCATTATTCATTGCCTTTCTCATCAGCCCTTATGGAATCCCCATGCTCGCTGCTTGGCTCATCGGCACAGTGGGTGGAATCAATGAAAGGCTAAAATCAATTTGA
- a CDS encoding plasmid mobilization relaxosome protein MobC, translating into MAKRIRNIQLHFMVTEQERSFIAEKMEQLGTKNLGAYLRKMAVDGYVIQLDLSDILELVSLLRRTSNSLNQLTKRVHETGNIYDDDIEELRVSYDKLWETADEILCRLSTI; encoded by the coding sequence ATGGCAAAAAGAATACGAAATATTCAACTTCACTTTATGGTGACGGAACAAGAACGCAGTTTTATAGCAGAAAAAATGGAACAGCTCGGCACAAAAAATTTAGGAGCCTATCTCCGCAAAATGGCGGTGGATGGCTATGTCATACAGCTTGATTTATCCGATATACTGGAACTGGTAAGCCTCCTTCGTCGAACCAGCAATAGCTTAAACCAACTCACCAAGCGAGTGCATGAAACAGGCAATATCTACGATGATGACATTGAAGAATTAAGAGTAAGCTATGACAAGCTTTGGGAGACGGCAGATGAAATACTCTGCCGCCTTTCTACAATTTAA